A genomic region of Caldalkalibacillus uzonensis contains the following coding sequences:
- a CDS encoding ABC transporter ATP-binding protein: MAILEARRLTKRFGHITALDGVDLEVNEGEIYGFIGPNGAGKSTTIRILLGMLKADGGEAKIFGKDVWQDAVDIHKRVAYVPGDVNLWPNLTGGEVIDLFVKLRGTNNKSRREELIEKFNLDPSKKCHTYSKGNRQKVALVAAFAADADLYILDEPTSGLDPLMERVFQECVLDVKREGKSVLLSSHILSEVEKLCDKVGIIRKGKIIESGALSELRHLTRTHLLVETKQPLASLGELKGVHDIVVEGQTVRFQVDTEELDNIIKYVSQFGVIRLESAPPTLEDLFMRYYEGEAHVERTGAGGAS, from the coding sequence ATGGCCATCTTAGAAGCCCGTCGCTTAACAAAGAGGTTTGGTCATATTACTGCCTTGGATGGTGTGGACTTGGAAGTGAATGAAGGGGAAATATACGGCTTTATCGGGCCCAACGGAGCGGGAAAATCGACAACGATCCGCATACTGCTGGGAATGCTTAAAGCGGATGGGGGAGAAGCGAAAATTTTTGGCAAGGATGTTTGGCAAGATGCGGTTGACATTCATAAACGCGTGGCCTATGTACCGGGGGACGTCAATCTATGGCCCAATCTGACAGGGGGCGAGGTGATCGATTTATTTGTCAAGTTAAGGGGAACGAATAACAAGAGCCGCCGGGAGGAGCTCATTGAAAAATTCAACTTGGATCCATCCAAGAAATGTCATACGTACTCGAAAGGGAACCGGCAGAAAGTGGCTTTGGTTGCGGCCTTTGCAGCGGATGCAGACTTGTATATTTTGGATGAGCCCACATCGGGTCTGGATCCGCTGATGGAAAGAGTGTTTCAGGAATGTGTGCTGGATGTGAAAAGAGAAGGCAAAAGTGTGCTCTTGTCCAGTCACATTTTGTCCGAGGTTGAAAAATTATGTGATAAGGTGGGCATTATCCGCAAAGGAAAAATCATTGAGTCAGGTGCGTTAAGCGAACTCCGCCACTTGACGCGCACCCATTTGCTTGTGGAGACGAAGCAGCCCTTAGCGTCTCTGGGTGAGTTAAAAGGTGTCCATGATATTGTGGTGGAAGGCCAGACAGTCAGGTTCCAAGTGGATACTGAGGAATTGGACAATATCATCAAATATGTGAGCCAGTTTGGCGTGATCAGATTAGAAAGTGCGCCGCCAACGCTGGAAGATTTATTTATGCGCTATTACGAAGGAGAGGCGCATGTGGAACGGACAGGAGCGGGAGGTGCATCCTAA
- a CDS encoding TetR/AcrR family transcriptional regulator, with product MITKTFSQLEPSKQQRIINAALAEFAEHGYEQASTNRIVREAGIGKGMLFYYFNSKKELYHYLVDYCLDYVVNEYLNLIDERESDFIERYKQAAQIKMKVYTENPHVFHFLGNIWLNQEVELPADLAKRLEEIRKLGYAKIYGHVDYTLFRDDVDADKVFHIIRWAMEGYEKDLLNRLKGQKLTAIDWDPYWDEFFEFLDVFKKVFYK from the coding sequence GTGATTACCAAGACATTTTCTCAATTAGAGCCTTCAAAACAACAAAGAATTATCAATGCAGCACTGGCAGAATTTGCAGAGCACGGCTACGAGCAGGCGTCAACCAATCGAATCGTAAGGGAAGCTGGCATAGGCAAAGGCATGCTTTTTTACTACTTCAACAGTAAAAAAGAGTTGTATCACTATTTGGTTGACTACTGTTTAGACTACGTGGTCAATGAATACCTGAACCTTATTGATGAACGTGAATCCGACTTCATCGAAAGATATAAGCAAGCGGCGCAAATCAAAATGAAAGTTTATACTGAGAACCCCCATGTTTTTCATTTTTTAGGGAACATTTGGCTTAATCAAGAGGTTGAATTGCCTGCGGATTTAGCCAAACGACTTGAAGAAATAAGAAAACTGGGTTATGCCAAGATATACGGCCATGTTGATTACACATTATTTAGAGATGATGTAGATGCTGACAAAGTATTTCATATTATTCGTTGGGCCATGGAAGGATACGAGAAAGACCTGCTCAACCGCCTGAAAGGCCAGAAACTTACAGCCATCGACTGGGACCCTTATTGGGATGAATTTTTTGAGTTCCTCGATGTATTCAAAAAGGTGTTTTATAAATAA
- a CDS encoding polysaccharide deacetylase family protein produces MKKAVTSIIISVFALVASGYGLLELMNSRSLQLFGGLVVKVETNEQVLALTIDDGPGENTDEILKILREEDVKATFFLTGQEIEENMAYAEKIVQDGHEIGNHSYSHQRMVFKTPAFIKEEIEKTDELIRQAGYQGEIHFRPPFGKRLILLPYYLNHHERKTILWNIEPESYPEIAMDADKIIDYVVENIEPGSIILLHVMYESRRESLNAVKGIITALKEQGYTFTTVSELLNYRN; encoded by the coding sequence ATGAAAAAAGCAGTGACAAGCATTATTATTTCTGTTTTTGCATTAGTGGCCAGTGGATATGGTTTGCTAGAACTGATGAACTCAAGAAGTTTGCAATTGTTTGGTGGTCTGGTCGTAAAAGTTGAAACAAATGAACAAGTGCTCGCCTTAACTATTGATGACGGTCCTGGGGAAAATACAGACGAAATTCTCAAGATTTTAAGAGAGGAAGATGTAAAAGCGACGTTCTTTTTAACTGGTCAGGAAATAGAAGAAAATATGGCGTATGCAGAAAAAATCGTTCAGGATGGGCATGAAATCGGCAATCATTCTTACTCACACCAGCGGATGGTGTTTAAAACACCTGCTTTCATTAAAGAGGAAATTGAAAAGACGGATGAATTAATTCGTCAAGCGGGTTATCAAGGTGAGATTCATTTTCGACCTCCTTTTGGTAAGAGATTGATATTACTTCCTTATTACTTAAATCATCACGAGCGAAAAACAATTTTATGGAATATTGAACCGGAGTCGTATCCCGAAATTGCCATGGATGCTGACAAAATAATAGATTATGTTGTAGAGAACATTGAGCCTGGTTCCATTATTCTACTGCATGTCATGTATGAAAGCCGTAGAGAATCATTAAACGCAGTAAAAGGAATTATTACGGCATTAAAAGAACAAGGTTATACGTTTACAACAGTGTCTGAACTGTTAAATTATAGAAATTAA
- the rlmN gene encoding 23S rRNA (adenine(2503)-C(2))-methyltransferase RlmN: MKHSIYGLTLEQLTAWLVERGQKSFRAKQVWDWLYKKRVKDFSEMKNVNKDCLQLLQDHFVIQSLSEQIKQQSADGTIKFLFKLLDGHVIETVLMRHHYGLSVCVTTQVGCNIGCTFCASGLLKKSRDLSSGEIVEQIIKVQQYLDQYEQGNRVSHVVVMGIGEPFDNYDQLMDFLHIINAQQGLAIGARHITVSTSGIVPKIYQFADANLQVNLAISLHAPNDELRTQIMKINRAYPLKELMRACQYYVAKTNRRITFEYILLKGVNDHKQEALQLADLIGHMRHLVYVNLIPYNPVDEHQQYQRSTPQAVQAFYETLKGKGINCGIRREHGTDIDAACGQLRSKQIKKAKLDKNWVSRY; encoded by the coding sequence ATGAAGCACTCCATCTATGGACTGACACTGGAACAATTAACAGCTTGGCTTGTGGAACGCGGACAAAAAAGTTTTCGGGCCAAACAAGTGTGGGATTGGTTGTATAAGAAGAGGGTTAAAGACTTCTCTGAAATGAAGAATGTCAATAAAGATTGCCTTCAATTATTACAGGATCACTTTGTCATCCAGTCATTAAGCGAACAAATCAAGCAGCAATCAGCGGATGGCACGATTAAATTTCTGTTTAAATTACTGGATGGTCATGTGATTGAAACTGTTTTAATGAGACATCACTACGGTTTGTCGGTCTGTGTGACAACGCAAGTCGGCTGTAATATTGGCTGCACTTTTTGTGCCAGTGGTTTATTAAAGAAGAGCCGAGATCTGTCAAGTGGTGAAATTGTTGAACAGATTATCAAGGTCCAACAATATCTTGATCAATATGAACAGGGTAACAGAGTCAGTCACGTTGTGGTGATGGGCATTGGTGAGCCCTTTGATAATTATGATCAGTTGATGGATTTTTTGCACATTATTAATGCACAGCAAGGACTGGCCATCGGCGCCAGGCACATTACGGTATCCACCAGCGGCATTGTCCCTAAGATTTATCAATTTGCCGATGCCAATTTGCAAGTCAACTTAGCGATATCGCTGCATGCCCCTAATGACGAACTGCGCACTCAGATCATGAAAATCAATAGAGCTTATCCCCTGAAAGAGCTTATGCGTGCTTGCCAGTATTATGTGGCCAAAACGAACCGCAGGATTACCTTTGAGTATATTTTGCTCAAAGGTGTGAATGATCACAAGCAAGAAGCCCTGCAACTGGCAGATCTCATCGGTCACATGCGGCATCTGGTCTACGTGAATTTAATTCCTTATAACCCTGTGGATGAACATCAGCAATACCAGAGAAGTACGCCACAAGCAGTGCAAGCGTTTTATGAGACGCTCAAGGGGAAAGGGATCAACTGTGGCATTCGTCGGGAGCATGGAACAGATATTGATGCTGCCTGTGGACAGCTACGAAGTAAACAAATCAAAAAAGCCAAGCTCGATAAAAATTGGGTCAGTCGCTACTGA
- a CDS encoding FixH family protein → MKRIWHFERKFKVKKLAIAFLLLIATLLTACQSDDSHHGHESDDLAMPQAPIEVTFYTEPEVDIKAGEAVYLIAEVTQEGQAVTDAELVRFEIWSAEEEQKEIGERDHRGDEAEHHALEEDSQEHHTGHQAMDDYETEHEMIEAGHRGDGQYVLEYTFEKAGTYNVMYHVDARGFHAMTKHEVMVGE, encoded by the coding sequence ATGAAACGTATCTGGCATTTTGAGCGAAAGTTTAAAGTGAAGAAACTGGCAATTGCTTTCCTCCTGCTCATTGCAACGTTGCTTACTGCCTGTCAATCCGATGATTCTCATCATGGACATGAGTCAGATGATTTGGCCATGCCACAGGCTCCGATAGAAGTCACTTTCTATACTGAGCCTGAAGTAGACATTAAGGCAGGGGAAGCGGTATATCTTATTGCTGAAGTGACACAGGAGGGACAAGCAGTAACTGACGCAGAGTTGGTTCGTTTTGAAATATGGTCTGCAGAAGAGGAACAGAAAGAAATCGGAGAACGTGATCATAGAGGAGATGAAGCCGAACATCACGCTTTAGAAGAAGACAGTCAAGAGCATCATACTGGTCACCAGGCTATGGACGACTATGAAACTGAGCATGAAATGATCGAAGCTGGACACCGTGGAGACGGTCAGTATGTACTCGAGTATACATTTGAAAAAGCAGGGACCTACAATGTGATGTATCATGTGGATGCCCGCGGGTTCCATGCCATGACAAAACATGAAGTGATGGTGGGAGAATAA
- a CDS encoding RNA polymerase sigma factor, translated as MFKFGKDQKLIQRMLYDMFYTKVYKTAYFITKDPHLSQDILQETFIKAFNYYDTLQDKAKIESWMMSIATRTAIDVLRKKNKFNFSPLEEDLIDEFSMKNKVRESKVETEVEKRFLKKYIWEQIYTLPPEYRVVIVLKYIHGMKETEIADTLNIKLGTVKSRVHRAKSKMREAMERAEIRESIEGEIL; from the coding sequence ATGTTTAAATTTGGTAAAGATCAAAAACTTATCCAACGCATGCTTTATGATATGTTTTATACAAAGGTGTATAAAACAGCATATTTCATCACAAAAGATCCCCACCTTTCTCAAGATATTCTTCAAGAGACCTTTATTAAAGCATTTAATTATTATGATACTCTTCAAGACAAAGCAAAAATAGAATCATGGATGATGAGTATTGCCACACGTACGGCAATCGATGTGTTAAGAAAAAAGAATAAATTTAACTTTTCACCTTTGGAGGAAGATTTAATCGACGAATTCTCTATGAAAAACAAAGTGAGAGAAAGTAAAGTTGAAACAGAAGTGGAAAAAAGGTTTTTGAAAAAGTATATTTGGGAGCAAATTTATACTCTCCCTCCAGAATATAGAGTGGTTATTGTATTAAAATATATACACGGCATGAAAGAGACAGAAATTGCAGATACCCTAAACATTAAACTTGGAACGGTGAAATCAAGAGTACATCGGGCGAAGTCCAAAATGAGAGAAGCGATGGAAAGGGCAGAAATAAGGGAGAGTATAGAAGGTGAGATATTATGA
- a CDS encoding DUF4367 domain-containing protein yields MNKQEWDTEKNIQIAIQEDYENTPEPPLSKEETWNHIQNTIATRKNKPFQQIRKMIAVVILCAVMIITLFQSLDVSANSWVSQLITKAKGTVTQLIGSVGEPTPLNKNQPPPDIIHYSGEVKLVTMSLEEAQEVTSFSIVLPSHVPEGFNLRDVTVELVDDEKSDQIILNYVKGEETLTIRETNIQEQMGYSIGVDHEDTKIIDVDIQGNSGTLFIFKDNSKKLIWVDQDLQFIIDSQLSEHEIKKVANTM; encoded by the coding sequence ATGAATAAACAAGAATGGGATACAGAAAAAAACATTCAAATTGCAATTCAGGAAGACTACGAAAATACGCCTGAACCTCCTCTTTCCAAAGAGGAGACTTGGAATCACATTCAGAACACAATCGCAACGAGAAAAAATAAACCATTTCAACAGATAAGAAAGATGATTGCCGTAGTCATCCTATGTGCTGTCATGATTATCACACTATTTCAGTCATTAGATGTTTCTGCTAACAGCTGGGTTTCACAGCTAATTACAAAAGCTAAAGGTACCGTTACACAACTTATTGGCTCAGTAGGTGAACCAACACCATTGAATAAAAATCAACCTCCCCCTGACATTATTCATTACTCAGGAGAAGTCAAACTAGTAACCATGAGTTTAGAAGAAGCACAGGAGGTCACAAGCTTTTCAATCGTTCTTCCAAGCCATGTCCCTGAAGGGTTTAACCTTCGTGATGTTACCGTAGAACTTGTCGATGATGAAAAAAGTGACCAAATTATTCTTAACTATGTTAAAGGAGAAGAAACGTTAACGATAAGAGAAACGAATATACAAGAACAAATGGGCTATTCGATTGGTGTAGATCATGAAGATACTAAAATTATAGATGTTGATATTCAAGGGAACAGCGGAACCCTCTTCATATTTAAGGACAATTCTAAAAAGTTGATTTGGGTCGATCAAGACCTACAATTTATAATAGATAGTCAATTATCGGAACACGAAATAAAAAAAGTGGCAAACACAATGTGA
- a CDS encoding DUF6147 family protein, producing the protein MTFKQVIDDSLHDLEQTFEYRKRCQTGQNDNLSKFSNELSLEICHYFGIFSSWELILDNCRLSYGGEGGERSMFKKAQFILAVFLILAGIFLGSAEVFAEEIPPEPTEGSQSPYQDWGSSNTSGDVAIQSTQYLKAWESSISRISGNYIRVSGFSEAYSKVDTIGVELFLQYWNGQQWIDIAKVGDYKRNNTTYVSGTELFTVSSGYYYRARGVHYIYKDGLRERMNSYTSYIYVR; encoded by the coding sequence TTGACTTTTAAACAAGTGATTGATGACTCTTTGCATGATCTGGAACAAACCTTTGAGTACCGAAAAAGATGTCAAACCGGGCAAAACGACAATTTATCAAAGTTCTCAAATGAATTATCTTTAGAAATTTGTCATTACTTTGGAATTTTTTCTTCTTGGGAACTGATTTTGGATAACTGTCGTCTTTCTTATGGAGGTGAAGGAGGGGAACGATCAATGTTTAAAAAAGCACAATTCATTTTGGCAGTTTTTTTGATTCTCGCCGGTATCTTTTTAGGATCAGCAGAAGTCTTTGCAGAGGAAATACCACCTGAACCAACAGAAGGAAGTCAGTCTCCATATCAAGATTGGGGTTCTTCTAATACTTCAGGTGATGTAGCAATACAATCCACGCAATATTTAAAAGCGTGGGAATCATCGATAAGCAGAATATCAGGGAATTATATCAGAGTGTCTGGATTTTCAGAGGCATACTCCAAAGTTGACACAATAGGTGTTGAGCTATTCCTTCAATACTGGAATGGTCAACAATGGATAGATATAGCGAAAGTTGGGGATTACAAAAGAAACAATACTACTTATGTAAGTGGAACAGAGCTTTTTACAGTTTCCAGTGGATATTATTATCGAGCTAGAGGAGTCCATTATATTTATAAAGATGGTCTTAGAGAACGAATGAACTCTTATACCAGCTACATTTATGTAAGATAA
- a CDS encoding TipAS antibiotic-recognition domain-containing protein, which translates to MTLKKREQLDAVLKALDHALHVFEAGEEIDWEVFVALILSIQKEKQHKEWLQRWLDKESVDQLFNISDQEQIKFSKQYVEMMRDFKQSMDKDPGAPEVQELVHRYLQLTNDVIQTDSKAFKQLVDKIEEIKEDEWDKELFFNPYSPELETFMNEAIRIYIENNQPHHGDLTPLPSKKKDDLV; encoded by the coding sequence TTGACCTTGAAAAAAAGAGAACAACTAGATGCCGTCCTAAAAGCCCTTGATCATGCATTGCATGTGTTTGAAGCTGGCGAGGAGATTGATTGGGAAGTGTTTGTTGCTCTCATTTTGAGCATTCAGAAAGAAAAACAACATAAAGAATGGTTGCAACGCTGGTTGGATAAGGAATCAGTTGATCAGTTGTTCAACATTTCTGATCAAGAGCAGATCAAGTTTTCCAAACAGTACGTGGAGATGATGAGAGATTTTAAGCAATCCATGGATAAAGATCCGGGGGCTCCTGAAGTGCAAGAACTGGTCCATCGCTACTTACAGTTAACGAATGATGTAATACAAACTGATTCTAAGGCTTTTAAACAACTTGTGGATAAAATTGAAGAGATCAAGGAAGATGAATGGGATAAGGAACTGTTCTTTAACCCTTATTCACCAGAATTGGAAACGTTTATGAACGAAGCAATTCGTATTTATATTGAAAATAATCAGCCCCATCATGGAGATCTCACTCCTCTACCCAGCAAGAAAAAGGATGATCTTGTCTAA
- a CDS encoding MerR family transcriptional regulator yields the protein MRGTNTYTISEFADLTAVTVRTLHYYDEIGLLKPSGYNKQGHRLYTNADLIGLQKVVTLKFLGFSLDQIKQMLDEGSRDIRHSLQWQK from the coding sequence TTGCGCGGGACAAACACTTACACGATTAGTGAGTTTGCAGATCTAACAGCGGTCACAGTCAGAACATTGCATTATTATGATGAGATCGGTTTGTTAAAACCAAGCGGATACAACAAACAGGGGCATAGACTTTATACCAACGCCGATTTAATCGGTTTACAAAAGGTGGTCACATTAAAGTTTTTAGGATTTTCCCTGGACCAGATCAAACAAATGCTGGACGAAGGGTCTAGGGATATTCGCCATTCTTTACAGTGGCAAAAATAG